A genomic window from Streptomyces sp. NBC_01429 includes:
- a CDS encoding FAD-binding dehydrogenase, translating to MEKPADSALFSRRRALTVAGGVLAGAAALPQVTAAYAAESADADVIVVGGGLAGLVATAELVDAGRKVLLLDQEPESNLGGQAFWSFGGLFLVDSAEQRLMGIKDTRELAWQDWQGAAGFDRGTTDPGGQDYWAYKWAEAYVDFAAGEKRSWLYQQGVRWFPIVGWAERGGGLADGHGNSVPRFHVTWGTGPAVVEPFEKRVRAAVARGRVTFRFRHRVDEVVRTGGAVSGVRGAVLEPSNAARGKASSRTVVGDFELRAPVVIVTSGGIGANHELIRQNWPARLGAPPENMITGVPAYVDGRMLAITERAGGRIVNPDRMWHYTEGLRNYDPIWAKHGIRILPGPSSLWLDATGKRFPAPDLPGYDTLSTLKAITGTGYDYSWFVTTQKILAKEFALSGSEQNPDLTNKDILLTLSRVWQTPEPIEKFKKNGVDFVVASTLSELVLGMNRLTGKGLIDLADLKRQIDARDRQIDNPYTKDVQVMGIHNALKYTGDLFSRTAPAHKIMDSSAGPLIAVRLNILTRKTLGGLQTDLSGRVLDAAGAPVPGLYAAGEVSGFGGGGVHGYRSLEGTFLGGCLFSGRAAGRAAAAATAT from the coding sequence ATGGAAAAGCCCGCAGATTCGGCCCTGTTCAGCCGTCGCCGCGCGCTCACGGTGGCGGGCGGCGTACTCGCCGGCGCCGCCGCCCTCCCCCAGGTCACCGCGGCGTACGCGGCCGAGTCGGCGGACGCCGATGTGATCGTCGTCGGCGGCGGGCTGGCCGGGCTGGTCGCGACGGCGGAACTCGTGGACGCCGGGCGCAAGGTGCTGCTCCTCGACCAGGAGCCGGAGTCCAATCTGGGCGGGCAGGCGTTCTGGTCGTTCGGCGGGCTGTTCCTGGTCGACTCGGCCGAGCAGCGGCTGATGGGGATCAAGGACACCCGTGAGCTGGCGTGGCAGGACTGGCAGGGCGCGGCCGGCTTCGACCGGGGCACCACCGATCCCGGTGGGCAGGACTACTGGGCGTACAAGTGGGCGGAAGCCTATGTGGACTTCGCCGCCGGGGAGAAGCGGTCCTGGCTCTACCAGCAAGGGGTGCGCTGGTTCCCGATCGTCGGCTGGGCCGAGCGCGGCGGCGGTCTGGCGGACGGCCACGGCAACTCCGTACCGCGCTTCCATGTCACCTGGGGCACGGGCCCTGCCGTCGTCGAGCCGTTCGAGAAGCGGGTACGGGCGGCGGTGGCCCGCGGCCGGGTGACGTTCAGGTTCCGGCACCGCGTCGATGAGGTGGTGCGTACCGGCGGCGCCGTCAGCGGTGTCCGGGGCGCGGTCCTGGAGCCGAGCAACGCGGCCCGGGGCAAGGCCAGTTCGCGTACCGTCGTCGGTGACTTCGAGCTGCGCGCCCCGGTGGTGATCGTCACCTCCGGCGGCATCGGCGCCAACCACGAGCTGATCCGGCAGAACTGGCCGGCCCGGCTCGGCGCCCCGCCCGAGAACATGATCACCGGGGTGCCCGCTTACGTGGACGGCCGGATGCTCGCCATCACCGAGCGGGCCGGCGGGCGGATCGTCAACCCCGACCGGATGTGGCACTACACCGAGGGACTGCGGAACTACGACCCGATCTGGGCCAAGCACGGCATCCGCATTCTGCCCGGCCCCTCGTCGCTCTGGCTGGACGCCACGGGCAAGCGCTTCCCGGCGCCCGATCTCCCCGGCTACGACACCCTCAGCACGCTCAAGGCGATCACCGGCACCGGGTACGACTACTCCTGGTTCGTCACGACGCAGAAGATCCTGGCGAAGGAGTTCGCGCTCTCCGGCTCCGAGCAGAATCCGGATCTCACCAACAAGGACATCCTGCTGACCCTCTCGCGGGTCTGGCAGACGCCCGAGCCGATCGAGAAGTTCAAGAAGAACGGTGTCGACTTCGTCGTCGCTTCGACCCTGTCCGAGCTGGTCCTCGGCATGAACAGGCTGACCGGCAAGGGCCTGATCGACCTGGCCGACCTCAAGCGGCAGATCGACGCCAGGGACCGGCAGATCGACAATCCCTACACCAAGGACGTCCAGGTGATGGGGATCCACAACGCCCTGAAGTACACCGGGGACCTGTTCAGCCGTACCGCCCCGGCCCACAAGATCATGGATTCGAGTGCCGGGCCGCTGATCGCCGTACGGCTCAACATCCTCACCCGCAAGACCCTGGGCGGGCTCCAGACCGATCTGTCCGGCCGGGTCCTCGACGCGGCCGGCGCGCCGGTTCCCGGGCTGTACGCGGCGGGTGAGGTCTCCGGGTTCGGCGGCGGCGGGGTGCACGGCTACCGGTCGCTGGAAGGCACCTTCCTGGGCGGCTGCCTGTTCTCCGGCCGGGCGGCGGGACGCGCGGCGGCGGCGGCCACCGCGACCTGA
- a CDS encoding helix-turn-helix domain-containing protein has product MTVTHRREPVTDILRAMAADADVCGELVHAARSRSPEVARLAEAETHRHVAAMIAQAGGWFATFGRIEEQDFAAALLLGGDRAGQGVPVTALLRGVQAALTRAAEITVDRCRSAGVPDGSLLTAVLLLKEYGDAVERQVIHGYRAVELGPPPTAAEIRARLLRRLLVGGAAPAAGEAEELAKAGIHRDTPVHCLATDAADPAPVRLLTRRLSCSGGLFGLVDGRLAGLSRRIPPADEIGTGTLAVVSPAVPREELRPVHRLCVRALDIGGRRGLRGLYGLTDFAGEIALDGQPLLGTWLGDRLLGSLDRSDGFHRQLALTALTFLEHGQRLDRTAAILFTHPNTVRYRLGRLQRITGRSLTDTPAGGRPGPLDTLHWWWALTAWLRTPPTSTAVSGPPATNG; this is encoded by the coding sequence ATGACGGTCACGCATCGACGCGAGCCGGTCACCGACATCCTGCGGGCCATGGCCGCCGACGCCGACGTCTGCGGCGAACTGGTCCACGCGGCGCGCAGCCGCTCGCCCGAGGTGGCGCGGCTCGCCGAGGCGGAGACCCACCGCCATGTCGCCGCGATGATCGCCCAGGCCGGTGGCTGGTTCGCCACCTTCGGCCGGATCGAGGAGCAGGACTTCGCCGCCGCCCTGCTGCTGGGCGGGGACCGGGCGGGCCAGGGCGTCCCGGTGACCGCCCTGCTGCGCGGAGTCCAGGCCGCGCTCACCCGCGCCGCGGAGATCACCGTCGACCGCTGCCGGTCCGCCGGGGTGCCGGACGGCTCGCTGCTCACCGCCGTACTGCTGCTGAAGGAGTACGGCGACGCGGTCGAGCGGCAGGTGATCCACGGATACCGCGCCGTGGAGCTGGGGCCGCCGCCCACGGCCGCCGAGATCCGCGCCCGGCTCCTGCGACGATTACTGGTCGGCGGCGCCGCCCCGGCCGCCGGGGAGGCCGAAGAGCTGGCGAAGGCGGGCATCCACCGGGACACGCCGGTGCACTGCCTCGCCACGGACGCGGCCGACCCCGCGCCGGTCCGGCTCCTCACCCGCAGGCTCTCCTGCTCCGGCGGCCTCTTCGGGCTGGTCGACGGGCGGCTCGCGGGCCTGTCCCGCCGGATCCCCCCGGCCGACGAGATCGGTACGGGCACGCTCGCCGTGGTCTCTCCCGCCGTCCCCCGGGAGGAGCTCCGCCCGGTGCACCGGCTCTGCGTCCGTGCCCTGGACATCGGCGGCCGGCGCGGGCTGCGCGGACTGTACGGGCTCACCGACTTCGCCGGCGAGATCGCGCTCGACGGCCAGCCGCTGCTGGGCACCTGGCTCGGCGACCGGCTGCTGGGCTCCCTCGACCGGTCGGACGGCTTCCACCGGCAACTCGCGCTCACCGCGCTGACGTTCCTCGAACACGGACAACGTCTCGACCGGACCGCCGCGATCCTGTTCACCCACCCCAACACCGTCCGCTACCGGCTCGGCAGGCTCCAGCGGATCACCGGGCGGTCGCTGACCGACACTCCGGCCGGCGGCCGCCCCGGCCCCCTGGACACCCTGCACTGGTGGTGGGCGCTGACCGCCTGGCTCCGTACGCCCCCGACGTCCACGGCCGTGTCAGGACCACCCGCGACGAACGGCTGA
- a CDS encoding acyl-CoA thioesterase, with protein MTNPAERLVDLLDLEQIEVDIFRGRSPEESLQRVFGGQVAGQALVAAGRTTDGDRPVHSLHAYFLRPGRPGVPIVYQVERIRDGRSFTTRRVTAVQQGRTIFNLTASFHQPEKGGFEHQLPPRLEFPDPESLPTVADEVREHLGGLPESFERMARRQPFDIRYVERLRWTRQEIRNADARSAVWMRAVGPLGDDPLVHTCALTYASDMTLLDAVRIPVEPLWGPRGFDMASLDHAMWFHRPFRADEWFLYDQESPIATGGRGLARGRIYDREGRLLVSVVQEGLFRRLEG; from the coding sequence ATGACGAACCCCGCCGAACGGCTGGTCGATCTGCTCGATCTGGAGCAGATCGAGGTCGACATCTTCCGGGGGCGCAGCCCCGAGGAGTCCCTGCAACGGGTCTTCGGCGGGCAGGTCGCGGGCCAGGCGCTGGTGGCGGCCGGCCGTACCACCGACGGGGACCGGCCGGTCCACTCGCTGCACGCCTACTTCCTGCGCCCCGGCCGTCCGGGCGTCCCGATCGTCTACCAGGTGGAACGGATCAGGGACGGCCGCTCGTTCACCACCCGCCGGGTCACCGCCGTCCAGCAGGGCCGCACGATCTTCAACCTGACGGCCTCCTTCCACCAGCCGGAGAAGGGCGGCTTCGAACACCAGCTGCCGCCCCGGCTGGAGTTCCCCGACCCCGAGTCGCTGCCCACGGTCGCCGACGAGGTCCGCGAGCACCTCGGCGGGCTGCCCGAGTCGTTCGAGCGCATGGCCAGGCGCCAGCCCTTCGACATCCGGTACGTGGAACGGCTGCGCTGGACGCGGCAGGAGATCCGGAACGCGGACGCGCGCAGCGCGGTGTGGATGCGCGCGGTGGGCCCGCTGGGCGACGACCCGCTGGTGCACACCTGCGCGCTGACGTACGCGAGCGACATGACGCTCCTGGACGCGGTGCGCATCCCGGTCGAGCCGCTGTGGGGCCCGCGCGGCTTCGACATGGCGTCGCTGGACCACGCGATGTGGTTCCACCGCCCGTTCCGCGCCGACGAGTGGTTCCTGTACGACCAGGAGTCCCCGATCGCGACGGGCGGCCGGGGACTGGCGCGCGGGCGGATCTACGACCGGGAGGGCCGACTGCTGGTGTCGGTGGTGCAGGAGGGCCTGTTCCGCAGGCTGGAGGGCTGA
- a CDS encoding DEAD/DEAH box helicase, with product MIFVRPSGSRIRTEDRQDGGVTLIDQLPPDADPDALFEAFSSWAEDRGITLYPAQEEALIEVVSGANVILSTPTGSGKSLVAAGAHFTALAQDKVTFYTAPIKALVSEKFFDLCKIFGTENVGMLTGDASVNADAPVICCTAEVLASIALRDGKYADIGQVVMDEFHFYAEPDRGWAWQIPLLELPQAQFVLMSATLGDVSRFEEDLTRRTGRPTSVVRSSTRPVPLTYEYRLTPITETLTELLETRQAPVYIVHFTQAAAVERAQSLMSINMCTREEKDRIADLIGNFRFTTKFGRNLSRYVRHGIGVHHAGMLPKYRRLVEKLAQAGLLKVICGTDTLGVGVNVPIRTVLFTALSKYDGNRVRTLRAREFHQIAGRAGRAGFDTAGLVVAQAPEHVVENEKALAKAGDDPKKRRKVVRKKAPEGFVAWSETTFDKLIGSDPEPLTSRFRVTHTMLLSVIARPGNAFEAMRHLLEDNHESRKQQLRHIRRAIAIYRSLLDGGVVERLETPDAEGRIVRLTVDLQQDFALNQPLSTFALASFELLDPESPSYALDMVSVVESTLDDPRQILAAQQNKARGEAVGAMKSDGIEYEERMERLQYVTYPKPLEELLVHAYNTYRTSHPWVGDHPVSPKSVIRDMYERALSFTEFTSHYELARTEGIVLRYLAGAYKALEHTIPDDLKSEDLEDLTAWLGEMVRQVDSSLLDEWEQLANPEVETAEEAREKADQVRPVTANARAFRVLVRNAMFRRVELAALDRFYDLGELDNESGWDADRWGEAMDAYWDEYEDLGTGPDARGPKLLAIEEDPAHGLWRVRQTFADPNGDHDWGISAEVDLAASDEEGLAVVRVTSVGQL from the coding sequence ATGATCTTCGTCCGGCCGTCCGGTTCCCGCATCCGGACGGAAGACAGGCAAGATGGGGGCGTGACCCTTATCGATCAGCTGCCGCCGGATGCCGACCCCGATGCCCTCTTCGAGGCCTTCTCCTCCTGGGCCGAGGACCGGGGCATCACGCTCTATCCGGCGCAGGAGGAGGCGCTGATCGAGGTGGTCTCCGGAGCCAATGTGATCCTTTCCACCCCCACCGGCTCGGGAAAGAGCCTGGTCGCGGCGGGTGCGCACTTCACGGCACTGGCTCAGGACAAGGTCACCTTCTACACCGCGCCGATCAAGGCGCTGGTCTCGGAGAAGTTCTTCGACCTGTGCAAGATCTTCGGCACGGAGAACGTCGGCATGCTGACCGGCGACGCCTCCGTCAACGCGGACGCGCCCGTCATCTGCTGTACGGCGGAGGTGCTGGCGTCCATCGCGCTGCGCGACGGGAAGTACGCCGACATCGGCCAGGTCGTCATGGACGAGTTCCACTTCTACGCGGAGCCGGACCGGGGCTGGGCATGGCAGATCCCGCTGCTGGAACTGCCGCAGGCCCAGTTCGTCCTGATGTCGGCGACCCTCGGTGACGTCTCGCGCTTCGAGGAGGACCTGACCCGCCGCACCGGCCGGCCGACCTCCGTCGTACGGTCCTCGACCCGGCCCGTACCGCTCACGTACGAGTACCGTCTCACCCCCATCACCGAGACGCTGACCGAGCTGCTGGAGACCCGGCAGGCGCCGGTCTACATCGTGCACTTCACGCAGGCCGCCGCCGTGGAGCGGGCGCAGTCGCTGATGAGCATCAACATGTGCACGCGCGAGGAGAAGGACAGGATCGCCGATCTCATCGGCAACTTCCGCTTCACCACCAAGTTCGGCCGGAACCTGTCCCGTTATGTACGGCACGGGATCGGCGTGCACCACGCCGGCATGCTGCCCAAGTACCGCAGGCTGGTGGAGAAACTCGCCCAGGCCGGGCTGCTGAAGGTCATCTGCGGTACGGACACCCTCGGCGTCGGCGTCAACGTCCCCATCCGTACGGTGCTGTTCACCGCGCTCAGCAAGTACGACGGCAATCGCGTACGCACCCTGCGCGCCCGGGAGTTCCACCAGATCGCGGGCCGGGCCGGGCGGGCCGGGTTCGACACGGCGGGGCTGGTCGTCGCGCAGGCCCCCGAGCATGTCGTCGAGAACGAGAAGGCGCTCGCGAAGGCGGGCGACGATCCCAAGAAGCGCCGCAAGGTGGTGCGCAAGAAGGCCCCCGAGGGCTTCGTCGCCTGGTCGGAGACGACGTTCGACAAGCTGATCGGCTCCGATCCCGAGCCGCTGACCTCGCGTTTCCGGGTCACCCACACCATGCTGCTGTCGGTCATCGCCCGGCCGGGCAACGCCTTCGAGGCGATGCGCCATCTGCTGGAGGACAACCACGAGTCGCGCAAGCAGCAGCTGCGGCACATCCGGCGGGCGATCGCCATCTACCGCTCGCTGCTGGACGGCGGTGTGGTGGAGCGGCTGGAGACGCCCGACGCGGAGGGCCGTATCGTCCGGCTGACCGTCGACCTCCAGCAGGACTTCGCGCTCAACCAGCCGCTGTCGACGTTCGCGCTGGCCTCGTTCGAGCTGCTGGACCCCGAATCGCCTTCGTACGCCCTGGACATGGTCTCGGTGGTCGAGTCGACGCTCGACGACCCGCGCCAGATCCTGGCCGCGCAGCAGAACAAGGCGCGCGGCGAGGCGGTCGGCGCGATGAAGTCGGACGGGATCGAGTACGAGGAGCGGATGGAGCGGCTCCAGTACGTCACGTACCCCAAGCCGCTCGAAGAGCTGCTGGTGCACGCGTACAACACCTACCGCACCAGCCATCCGTGGGTCGGCGACCATCCGGTCTCGCCGAAGTCCGTGATCCGCGACATGTACGAACGCGCCCTGTCCTTCACCGAGTTCACCTCGCACTACGAGCTGGCCAGGACCGAGGGCATCGTGCTGCGCTATCTGGCGGGCGCGTACAAGGCGCTGGAACACACCATTCCGGACGATCTCAAGTCGGAGGATCTGGAGGACCTCACGGCCTGGCTGGGCGAGATGGTCCGCCAGGTGGACTCCAGTCTGCTGGACGAGTGGGAGCAGCTGGCCAACCCCGAGGTCGAGACCGCCGAGGAGGCGCGGGAGAAGGCCGACCAGGTCAGGCCGGTCACGGCCAACGCGCGCGCCTTCCGGGTGCTGGTGCGCAACGCGATGTTCCGCCGGGTCGAGCTGGCCGCGCTGGACAGGTTCTACGACCTGGGCGAGCTGGACAACGAGTCGGGCTGGGACGCGGACCGGTGGGGCGAGGCGATGGACGCCTACTGGGACGAGTACGAGGACCTCGGTACGGGACCCGACGCGCGCGGGCCGAAGCTGCTCGCCATCGAGGAGGACCCGGCGCACGGTCTGTGGCGGGTCCGGCAGACCTTCGCCGACCCGAACGGCGACCACGACTGGGGTATCAGCGCGGAGGTCGATCTCGCGGCCTCCGACGAGGAAGGACTGGCCGTCGTGCGGGTCACGTCGGTCGGACAGCTCTGA
- a CDS encoding metal-dependent hydrolase, translating into MMGPAHSLSGAAAWLGAGAAAAAFDHAMPWPVLVVGALICSGAALAPDLDHKAATISRAFGPVSKTLCEVVDKLSYAVYKATRKPGDPRRTGGHRTLTHTWLWAVLIGAGASAVAYTGGRWGVLAILFVHMVLAVEGLLWKAARVSSDVLVWLLGATSAWMLAGILDEPGNGANWLFTAPGQEYLWLGLPIILGALVHDIGDALTVSGCPVLWPIPIGRKRWYPLGPPKAMRFRAGAWVEVKVLMPVFMVAGGIGAAFALNLV; encoded by the coding sequence ATGATGGGACCGGCACACTCTCTGTCAGGGGCAGCGGCCTGGCTGGGGGCGGGCGCCGCGGCGGCCGCATTCGATCACGCCATGCCCTGGCCGGTACTGGTCGTCGGCGCGCTGATCTGCTCGGGCGCCGCGCTCGCCCCCGACCTCGACCACAAGGCCGCGACGATCTCCCGGGCGTTCGGCCCGGTGTCCAAGACGCTCTGCGAGGTCGTCGACAAGCTGTCGTACGCCGTCTACAAGGCGACCAGGAAGCCCGGTGACCCGCGCAGGACCGGCGGCCACCGCACGCTGACCCACACCTGGCTCTGGGCGGTCCTGATCGGCGCCGGCGCCTCCGCCGTCGCGTACACCGGCGGGCGCTGGGGCGTGCTCGCCATCCTCTTCGTCCATATGGTGCTGGCGGTCGAGGGCCTCCTCTGGAAGGCCGCCCGGGTCTCCAGCGACGTCCTGGTCTGGCTGCTCGGCGCCACCAGCGCGTGGATGCTCGCAGGCATCCTCGACGAGCCGGGCAACGGGGCGAACTGGCTGTTCACCGCACCGGGCCAGGAATACCTCTGGCTCGGGCTGCCGATAATCCTCGGCGCGCTCGTGCACGACATCGGCGACGCGCTGACGGTCTCGGGCTGCCCGGTCCTGTGGCCCATCCCGATCGGCCGCAAGCGCTGGTACCCGCTGGGCCCGCCGAAGGCGATGCGCTTCAGGGCCGGCGCCTGGGTGGAGGTGAAGGTGCTGATGCCCGTCTTCATGGTCGCGGGCGGGATAGGCGCCGCGTTCGCCCTCAACCTCGTCTGA
- a CDS encoding ABC transporter ATP-binding protein, producing the protein MIGVAPPAYDPAAPESATTLPVGTPATVRAYVSELLSRHRRAFIVLVTVNAVSVVASMVGPYLLGGIVEDLSSGARELHMERVAVIFAVALVVQTFFTRMVRLRGAMLGEEMLADLREDFLVRSVGLPPGVLERAGTGDLLSRITTDIDRLANAMREAVPQLAIGVVWVVLLLGAMTVTAPPLALAVLVALPLLIVGCRWYFRRAPSAYRSEAAGYAAVAAMLAETVDAGRTVEAHRLGGRRVALSERRVKEWTAWERYTLSLRSVLFPVINLTHVTIFLAVLVMGGFFALQGWITVGQLTTGALFAQMLVDPVGLILRWYDELQVAQVSIARLVGVRDIEPDAGDASVVPEGRDVSADRVRFGYREGVDVLHDVTLAVSPGTRLALVGPSGAGKSTLGRLLAGIYGPREGRVALGGAELSRMPAERVREHVALVNQEHHVFVGSLRDNLLLARTGAADAELWAALGAVDADGWARALDDGMDTEVGSGGAALTPAQAQQIALARLVLADPHTLVLDEATSLLDPRAARHLERSLARVLDGRTVVAIAHRLHTAHDADVIAVVEEGRISELGSHDELVAADGAYAALWRSWHG; encoded by the coding sequence TCACCGTCAACGCGGTCTCGGTGGTCGCCTCGATGGTCGGCCCCTATCTGCTCGGCGGCATCGTCGAGGACCTCTCCAGCGGCGCGCGCGAGCTGCACATGGAGCGGGTCGCCGTGATCTTCGCGGTCGCGCTGGTGGTCCAGACGTTCTTCACCCGGATGGTGCGGCTGCGCGGCGCGATGCTGGGCGAGGAGATGCTCGCGGATCTCCGGGAGGACTTCCTCGTCCGGTCCGTGGGGCTGCCGCCCGGGGTGCTGGAGCGGGCGGGCACGGGCGATCTGCTCTCCCGCATCACCACGGACATCGACCGGCTGGCGAACGCCATGCGCGAGGCCGTGCCGCAGCTCGCCATCGGCGTCGTCTGGGTGGTGCTGCTGCTCGGCGCCATGACGGTCACGGCGCCGCCGCTGGCGCTCGCGGTGCTGGTGGCGCTGCCGCTGCTGATCGTCGGCTGCCGCTGGTACTTCCGGCGGGCGCCCTCGGCGTACCGCTCGGAGGCCGCCGGGTACGCGGCGGTCGCGGCGATGCTCGCCGAGACCGTCGACGCGGGCAGGACCGTGGAGGCGCACCGCCTCGGCGGCCGGCGCGTGGCGCTGTCGGAGCGGCGGGTCAAGGAGTGGACGGCATGGGAGCGGTACACGCTCTCCCTGCGGTCGGTGCTGTTCCCCGTCATCAACCTCACCCATGTGACGATCTTCCTCGCCGTGCTGGTGATGGGCGGCTTCTTCGCCCTCCAGGGCTGGATCACCGTCGGCCAGCTGACGACGGGCGCGCTCTTCGCCCAGATGCTGGTGGACCCGGTGGGTCTGATCCTGCGCTGGTACGACGAACTCCAGGTGGCCCAGGTGTCCATCGCGCGCCTGGTGGGCGTCCGCGACATCGAGCCGGACGCGGGCGACGCCTCCGTCGTGCCCGAGGGGCGGGACGTCAGCGCGGACCGGGTGCGCTTCGGCTACCGGGAGGGCGTCGACGTACTGCACGACGTGACGCTGGCGGTCAGCCCCGGCACCCGGCTGGCGCTGGTCGGCCCCTCGGGCGCCGGGAAGTCGACGCTGGGCCGGCTGCTCGCGGGCATCTACGGTCCGCGCGAGGGGCGGGTCGCTCTGGGCGGCGCCGAGCTGTCCCGGATGCCCGCCGAGCGGGTACGGGAACACGTCGCGCTGGTCAACCAGGAGCACCACGTGTTCGTGGGCTCCCTGCGCGACAATCTGCTGCTGGCCCGTACGGGAGCGGCGGACGCCGAGCTGTGGGCGGCCCTCGGGGCGGTCGACGCGGACGGCTGGGCGCGGGCGCTGGACGACGGCATGGACACCGAGGTCGGTTCCGGCGGCGCGGCCCTGACCCCGGCCCAGGCGCAGCAGATCGCGCTGGCCAGGCTGGTGCTGGCGGACCCGCACACGCTGGTGCTGGACGAGGCGACCTCGCTGCTGGATCCCCGGGCGGCCCGGCACCTGGAGCGGTCGCTGGCCCGGGTGCTGGACGGCCGTACGGTGGTGGCGATCGCCCACCGGCTGCACACGGCGCACGACGCGGATGTGATCGCGGTGGTCGAGGAGGGCCGGATCAGCGAGCTGGGCAGCCATGACGAGCTGGTGGCGGCGGACGGCGCGTACGCCGCGCTGTGGCGGTCCTGGCACGGCTGA